CCTCGGCGATGGCGTCCGCCTCGGCCAGCAGCGCGCCCGCTAGCGCGTCAACGCCGTTGGCCTGCCCGGCGGTGGCGTCGGCTGCGCGCAGCATGCGGTCCACCGCCCAGGCGAGGTTCACCGCCGTCGGGCGCGCAGACTTGAGATCGTCGCCGGCAGCGCGCAGGGTCGCGAGCGCGTCCGGGAGAGCACCGGCGGCCAAAGCCTGCGCTGCCAGCGCCATGCCGTAGGCGGCGGCGGCCCCGATGGCGGGTGCGCCGCGCACCTTCATGGTGCGGATCGCGTCGCGAACCTCGCCGGGCGTACGGCACTCGATCACCCGCAGCTCGCCGGGCAGCACAGTTTGATCGATCAGCCGCAGGGCGTTGTTCTGGAACTCGACGGTACGCATGGTCGGTTGGCAGCCTCTGGGATCTGGCTCACGAACGGCGGCGGCGCGAAGCTGTGCGAAGGAAACTCGCGGGCAAAAAAAGAGGCTCTCCGGAGAGAACCTTGCGCGGACGATCGTCGCTTCTCATCTTCCAGGACGCGCGCGGCGTCCTGTCGGAATTGGCACCTGCCTGCTCGCTGGCGCTGTCGCCTGACGAGCGGGGGTTGCCGGGCTTCGTCGGGCCAGTCCCTCCGCCTCTCTTGATAAGAGCGCGCGAATCTTCAGTTGTCGAGTGCCGCCTCCAGGCTGGCGGCCGGGCCAGATCGGCGCGGAGTATACCAGAAATGGCGGGCGGCTTGTCAGTACGAGACCAGCGACGTCACCCGATACCCTTCGAGCCGGCGACGGCCGTCGAGGAAGGTCAGCTCCACCAGGAACGCCGTGCCGGCGACCTCGCCGCCGAGCCGCTCGACCAGGTCGATGGTCGCACCGACGGTTCCGCCGGTTGCCAGCAGATCGTCCACCACCAGCACCCGCTGTCCCTCGGTCACGGCGTCGGTGTGCAATTCCAGGGTGTTGGTGCCGTACTCCAGCGCGTATTCGGCCGAGATCGTTTCGGCCGGGAGCTTGCCGAGCTTGCGGACGGGCGCAAACCCGACGCCGAGGTTGTAGGCGATCGGCGCGGCGAAGATGAACCCGCGCGATTCCATCCCGACTACCAGATCGACGTTCCACCCCTGGACCCGCCTCGTGATCTGGTCGATGGACTCGTGAAAGGCCGCTCCGTCCTTCAGGAGCGTGGTGATGTCCTTGAAGAGGATGCCCTTCTGCGGGAAGTCCGGGACGTCGCGAATGCGGCTGGCGAGGTCGATCATCGGTTCGTCTGGCTCCGCGTGTGTGGGCCGCTCGTCGGTCGAAGCTGCGTGGCCCAGGGTGAGATCGGGCCGGTTCGTGGCGCTGGCCGGCGCGGCCGGCAACCACCAACTGCCGGGGAATTCTACGAGCCGGCCGCCGCGAACGGAAGTCCAGGCCGTGGTGACCCAGGGCAATCGCATGGTGATGTCGTCGTGCAGCGGCGTCGGGGCTTGAAAGCCCCGCCTACGATCCTGCAGTCGCTGCGCGACGCCCCGGTCTCACCGGACGACGCTGTTCCCGGTGTCCGTCGCGCAGCGACGGCGTGACTGTAGGCGGGGACTTCAGTCCC
The window above is part of the Chloroflexota bacterium genome. Proteins encoded here:
- a CDS encoding adenine phosphoribosyltransferase; amino-acid sequence: MIDLASRIRDVPDFPQKGILFKDITTLLKDGAAFHESIDQITRRVQGWNVDLVVGMESRGFIFAAPIAYNLGVGFAPVRKLGKLPAETISAEYALEYGTNTLELHTDAVTEGQRVLVVDDLLATGGTVGATIDLVERLGGEVAGTAFLVELTFLDGRRRLEGYRVTSLVSY